The Silene latifolia isolate original U9 population chromosome Y, ASM4854445v1, whole genome shotgun sequence sequence TAGCCGAAAATAGAAGTCTTAAGACACTCTTCCAATTCAACCAAGCCGGCATAAATAGAGGCGGTCCCAACAATATATTAGTTTTCATATTATGTTTTTGCTTAAAGGAAGTAACTGGTTTTGTGAGTGTTATACGATGTAATTCCCTTCCCCGGATTAGGGTTTCTCATTAGCAAATATATATAAGAGATTACAAGATATGGTTAGCTAATTACATTCCTAAGAATAAGGCAAGGATCCCGACATATCCTAGCTAACTAAGTCAAAccaatatttacatattattaacATAATACAACGTATCAAATATTCGGTGAATATTTGACTAACACGCCCCCGCAGTTTGAGGGGGAGGAGCACGAACACTCAAACTGGCACAAAACCGGTCAAATAGATATCGAAGGAGACCTTTGGTGAAGATATCGGCATATTGATATTCAGAAGGGACATGAAGAACACGAACTTCACCTATTCGAACTTTATCACGCTCAAAGTGTATATCAATCTCGACATGTTTAGTTTGTTGATGTTGGACCGGATGACCAGATAAATAAACCGCGGAAATGTTATCGCAAAAGACAATTGTAGACCGCTGGAGTGGAACGTGTAGCTCAAGAAGTAAGTTACGAAGCCAGCTAGTTTATGCGACAGTACTAGCAACACCACGATATTCCGCCTCAACACTAGATTTCGAGACGGTGGCTTGTCGTTTAGACGACCATGAGACCAAATTATCACCCAGGAAAACACAGTACCCGGAAGTAGAACGTCGGGAATCAGGACACCCGGCCCAATCGGCATCAGAGTAAGCAGTCAAAGTAAGAGTACGAGTGGGGCGGATGGTAAGGCCGTGGTTAGTAGTGCCTTGAAGATAGCGGATGATCCGTTTCAAGAATTGAAAATGTGAAGCACGTGGGTCATGGATAAAAAGGCATACCTGTTGAATGGCGTAAGATATATTCGGGCGGGTGATAGTGAGATATTGTAACGCTCCAGCCAAGCTACGATAAAGAACAGGGTCCTCAACCTTTGGTCCGGCATCAGCACTAAGTTTGGAACCGGGTTCAACCGGGGTTGTACACGGCTTACAGGAAGACATTTTTGCATGGCTAATGATGTCCAGAGCATATTGTTGCTGGGATAAGAAGAGACCGCGAGAGGTACGTTGAACCGAAATACCCAGAAAATGGCGGAGATGACCTAGGTCAGTCATGGCAAACTCAGTAGATAGACGGTGAATGAGGGAGCGAAGCAAAGCAGGGTGAGAGGTCGTTATCAcgatatcatcaacatataacaGTAGATAAACGGTAGCAGTAGgagttttaaaaataaacaaAGATGAATCACACTTACTGCCGACAAACCCTTGCGATAAAATAAATGTGGCAAATCGTTCATATCAAGCACGGGGCGCTTGCTTAAGACCGTATAGAGACTTACGCAATTTGCACACATGATGAGGAGCCGATGGATCAACAAACCCGAGTGGTTGATGCAAAAAGACAGTTTCCTCAAAGTTGCCATGTAGAAAAGCATTTTAACATAGAGCTGATGAATGGGCCATGACTTGGAGACGGCGAGACTAAGAACCGTCTGTATAGTGGTTGGCTTCACAACCGGGCTAAATGTTTCATCACAGTCAATTCCAACCTGTTGTGTCTTGCCATTAACAACGAGACGAGCCTTATAACGTTCAAGAGAGCCATCAGCATTAAATTTGTGTCTAAATAGCCACATACACCGAATGATGGACGCGTTAGTGGGTCGAGGCATCAAATCCCAAGTATGATTTTCCTTTAATGCGGAAAATTCGTTCTGCATAGCTTGATTCCAGTTCGGGTCCTTAAGGGCGAGTTGTGGGGATTTGGGTAAAGGGGAAATGGAAGGCGAGGCAAGTAAGGCTTTGGGCTTGAATATTCCATTCATGCCGCGAGTTGACATGGTGTGGGAAGGGAGAAGGGTACGAAGAGGTGGTGGgggtggtggtggaggtggtggggTGGGGGTTGTGGCAGAAGCATTCGAGGGGGGTGACTGGGTGGTAGAGGAGGCAGTCGAGGTGGGTGTAGTGGGAGAGGGAGGGGGGGATTGGTTCGGTGGGGTTGAACGGGCAGGGGATGTTGGTGGGGTCTGGGCAGCGGGGTTGGGGTCTGGTGATGGGGTCTGGAGTGGTGAGCGAGTGGAGGAGGGGTGGGGCAATGGGGGTTGAGTCAATGGGAGGGGTCGGTGTGAGGGATTCCTGGAACGGGAAAACGGTTTCATCGAAGACAACGTGACGCGAGATGTAGAGCTTACTAGTGACAAGGTCGAGACAACGGTAGCCTCTTTGGTTTGGAGGGTACCCGAGAAAGACACACTTGAGGGACTTAGGGGCCAATTTATGAGGACAGGTGGCAGACAAATTCGGGTAGCAAGCACACCCGAAGACACGGAGGTGATCATAGGAGGGTTGTTTGAGGTAAAGGACAGAAGTGGGTGTGTTATTTTTAAGTGTGGAGGTAGGAAGAATATTGTGGAGATGGGTGGCAACGTGAAGGGCATCGATCCAAAAGTGTTTAGGGACCGAGCCGTGCTGAAGGAGGACATGAGTCATATCGTTGAGACATTGAATCATACGTTTGGATTTACCATTTTGGGACGATGTGTGAGGACATGAAAATAGAAAGACAAGACCATGTTTTTGGGCAAAAATTTTAAATGAGTTGTTGTCAAATTCGCGCCCTAAGTCACACtgaaatgatttgattttgacaTTGAATTGTGTGTGGACAAAAGTGTGAAATTGAATAAATTTCTCATAGACTTCGGACTTATATTTTAAGGGATATACCCAGACAAATTGGGAAAAATTATCAATAAGCACCATGTAATATTTGTGACCTTGTTTGCTCAAAATAGGCGATGTCCACAAATCGCTATGCACAATATCGAAAGGAGCAAGAGTTTGTGATAAAGAGTCATGAAAAGGTAATCGTCTATTTTTACTTATTTGACACGAAGAGCAAATGCTAGCATGAGTTTGTTTATTACAACGAATACGACTCGCAGAATTTAAATAACTTAAAATATAAGTCCTGGGATGACCGAGACGAGAATGCCACACATCGTGATCATGGACCAAAAGAGCGGTAGGAATATCATTTGAGGGACTCGTGGTGGGGACGGATAACACAGGGTAGAGCTCGCCATCACTGTTACTCCGCAAAATCGTTTTCCCAGTCGGAATATCCTTCACAGAAAAGCCAAACGAATCAAATTCGACGCTAACATTATTATCTTTAGTGAATTGTCGAACCGATATTAGATTTTTAATTATGTGAGGGGCATGAAGGACACGATGTAAATGGAGGGTGCGGTCAGGGGTGTTTAAATAGGAAGTACCCGAACCTAAAACCGAAATGCTATGGCCGTTTCCGACATAAATGGAACGAATTTTGCTCGTATTAAAAGGAGAAGTAATCATACCTGGGTCGGAGGTGAGATGTGACGAAGCACCGGTGTCCATGAACCATGGGTCAGACCCTTGCTGCACCGAGAGGGCTTGGAAAGCCTGGCTTAAATCAGTTGGCTGAGGAGGTTCATTGTCCATTACATAGGCCTGACCAATTTGACGTGACGGACCTCCACGGTTCGAAGGCTGCCCATAAGAACGAGCAGGATACATGGGTGGGTTGGGCCACTGCGGGTTCCAACCAGGGTATGTGGGATAGGGGCAGGGTGGTGGGGTCCAAGGGCTAGGCCATCCAGGCGGTGGTCCCCACGGGTAAGCCGGTGGAGCAGGGGTGGAAGGAGTGGTTTGCGTTCTGTTTTGTTGAACGTTGTTGGcatttttattattttgattattattattgttgttgcaaCGGTATTAACGATTGTGATGGTTGTTATTATTGTGGGTCTGACGTTGGGAGGGTGGGGTGGTCTTTGGTGTTTGGTCAACCCACGGGGCAGGGGAGGCAGCAGCAGAGGGCGCCGCTAAAGCAGTGCCGATTCATCGCGTCCCGAGGTGCGATGCAATTCAAGCTCGAGCATGCTACGAGCAGTTTCAAAATTCGGTGAAGTTTGATTAATGTAAGATGCAACAGTATCATACTCACCTGGTAGACCACGAACCAGTTTGATGACAAGTCAACGGTCGGTGACCGAAGCATCAACCTCTTTGAGCATCCCAACGATTTCCTGGAGTCGTTGACAATACGCCTCCAAAGACGGCATATTTGCGAGTTTAAGGCTGTTAAACTCGGACTCAAGAGCAGCGGCACGTGCCCCTTTGTTATTGTTGAAGATATTTTCGACGCGGACCCATGCTGCACGAGCGGTAGATTCATCCTCAAGAATACGGGGCAAAAGATCGTCGCTGACCGTTCCATATATCCATTGTAGGACATGTGCATCTACTTTACACCAATCAGCGTAAGACGGTTGAGTCTCGGCTGGGGCAGGCGTGCCATCGATATGGGAAAGCACGTCATGACCACGGGCGT is a genomic window containing:
- the LOC141629056 gene encoding uncharacterized protein LOC141629056, producing the protein MKVTYASWVRLFKPHARGHDVLSHIDGTPAPAETQPSYADWCKVDAHVLQWIYGTVSDDLLPRILEDESTARAAWVRVENIFNNNKGARAAALESEFNSLKLANMPSLEAYCQRLQEIVGMLKEVDASVTDR